Part of the Candidatus Thiothrix putei genome, CCTTGCTACGATCTGGTCAATATCGCGGTATATCCCGAATACCAGCAGGAACTGGCGATGGCGTTGGGGGATGACTTCGATACCCGTGTGTCCGCCTTTCAATTGGCGGATTTTGCCGCGAGTTGTGGTCTGTCGCGCTCACTGGTGCAGGCAACACTGACCGCCATGTGCAAGCAGGTCGTTGAACAATTGCCCCGCGTGTGGGCGGCGTGTGTATTGAAAACCCCAGCAGAACAGCAGTTTGCAGCAAACTTGCGGGATAGCATCCAGCAACAGACAAGCCGCTTGCTGGAACATGCGGGCATGATGCAGGATGTAGTGCTATAAGCGTAACTTACACCCTACTCGAAAATTGTGGTGGATGTGCATTTGTCACAATAGTGAGTCGCACAATTTTAGTCTCCGCTAAGCCGCGTTAGAAATTTCATTACAAGCATTGAGCATGATGCGCTGTAGATCATCTGAATGAGAAAATCCAAGTCTTCGTGAAATACGAAGGTTTGTCTGTGGTCAAGTTTGTAAAGAGTGTGGAGATTTTTACGAATCCCCTTGGTCGACAAGGAAAGTTTCCATTCATGCGCTGCTTTGTGGCGGATAAGTCGGATAAGGTGGCATCTTTTAGCTTCCTCTTGAGTAATCAAATTGAGTGTCAGTGCTTGCTTGATTTTCTTGTCAAATATTGGAGGTGGTTTGCCAGTATCG contains:
- a CDS encoding HipA domain-containing protein; the protein is MPPEYKYERNFGNSPDVAAIRDGASLPRLFAFCAHCRSPALARKYVLDWVLFNLIISNWDAHGKNISFFVGKNGIEPAPCYDLVNIAVYPEYQQELAMALGDDFDTRVSAFQLADFAASCGLSRSLVQATLTAMCKQVVEQLPRVWAACVLKTPAEQQFAANLRDSIQQQTSRLLEHAGMMQDVVL